One Pseudomonas fluorescens genomic region harbors:
- a CDS encoding efflux transporter outer membrane subunit, translating to MSRALLIAGLGVMLSACQMVGPDYQVPADAAVQRKDIQGELAVAGKPVVSAPVPTDWWRLYKDPRLDQLVQQAMASNTDLRVAAANLSRARAQVDEAEAAGGWSGGVKMGAERLQESGQAFLLPEKVPVANIADIGISASYQFDLWGTLQRGIEAAKANADATQAAADTARITLVADVVRAYTQVCAANEEREIAEHSLDLQSQSTKLIQRLRDAGRGDETQVTRSQTQFKSLRADLPRYEAARQAGLFRLSMLLAKPVDQLPAGTASCAELPKIAQLVPVGDGAALLKRRPDIRQAERRLAAATAGIGIATGELYPDISIGATIGTVGIIDDLGDPSTNRWGFGPSLSWKVPTNGARARIREAEANTQGALAHFDGVVLNAIRETQTGLAQYSALLQRRDALAEAEQSAKLAAEQTHRFFQAGRESFLADLQATRTYTDVTAQLAAANTQVAMSQIDLFLALGGGWESGRTNTSHASKP from the coding sequence ATGAGCAGGGCGTTGTTGATCGCCGGGTTGGGCGTGATGCTCTCGGCCTGTCAGATGGTCGGTCCGGACTATCAGGTCCCGGCGGACGCGGCGGTACAGCGCAAGGATATTCAGGGCGAATTGGCGGTGGCCGGCAAACCGGTGGTCTCGGCGCCGGTGCCGACAGACTGGTGGCGACTGTATAAAGACCCGCGCCTCGATCAACTGGTGCAGCAGGCCATGGCTTCCAACACCGATCTGCGCGTGGCAGCGGCGAACCTGTCACGGGCGCGTGCTCAGGTAGATGAAGCCGAAGCCGCCGGAGGCTGGAGCGGCGGGGTGAAGATGGGCGCCGAGCGGTTACAGGAATCCGGTCAGGCGTTCCTGCTGCCGGAAAAAGTCCCGGTGGCCAACATCGCCGATATCGGCATCAGCGCGTCGTATCAGTTCGACCTGTGGGGCACTTTGCAGCGCGGCATCGAGGCGGCCAAGGCCAACGCCGATGCGACTCAGGCCGCCGCCGACACCGCGCGCATCACTTTGGTGGCGGACGTGGTACGCGCATACACCCAGGTTTGCGCTGCCAACGAAGAGCGCGAAATCGCCGAGCATTCCCTTGATCTGCAATCGCAAAGCACCAAGCTGATCCAGCGCCTGCGCGACGCCGGGCGTGGCGACGAAACCCAGGTCACTCGTTCGCAAACCCAGTTCAAATCCTTGCGCGCCGATCTGCCGCGTTATGAAGCAGCGCGTCAGGCCGGGCTGTTCCGCCTGTCGATGTTGCTGGCAAAACCGGTCGATCAATTGCCGGCGGGCACGGCCAGCTGCGCCGAATTGCCGAAGATCGCGCAACTGGTGCCGGTCGGTGACGGTGCCGCTCTGCTCAAACGGCGCCCGGATATTCGCCAGGCCGAACGGCGTCTTGCAGCGGCAACCGCTGGCATCGGCATCGCCACCGGCGAGCTGTACCCGGACATCAGCATTGGCGCGACCATCGGCACGGTCGGCATCATCGATGACCTCGGCGATCCGTCAACCAACCGTTGGGGCTTTGGTCCGTCGCTGAGCTGGAAAGTCCCGACCAATGGTGCCCGTGCGCGCATTCGTGAAGCCGAAGCCAATACCCAGGGTGCACTGGCGCATTTCGACGGCGTGGTACTTAACGCCATCCGCGAGACCCAGACCGGTCTGGCCCAATACAGCGCACTGCTGCAACGCCGCGATGCCCTGGCCGAAGCCGAGCAGTCCGCAAAGCTTGCCGCCGAGCAGACGCACCGCTTCTTCCAGGCCGGCCGCGAGTCGTTTCTCGCTGACCTGCAAGCAACCCGCACCTACACCGATGTCACCGCGCAACTGGCCGCCGCCAATACTCAGGTCGCGATGAGCCAGATCGATTTGTTCCTTGCCCTTGGCGGTGGCTGGGAAAGCGGACGAACGAACACCTCGCACGCCAGCAAACCCTGA
- a CDS encoding HlyD family secretion protein, translating to MKKPFLTIGRVVLTLLIVTFAVVLVWRMVMYYMFAPWTRDGHIRADIIQIAPDVSGLIQQVEVKDNQLIKRGQVLFSIDQDRFKLALRQAKAAVADREETLAQAQREAKRNRGLGNLVPAEQLEESQSRVARAQSALAEALVAVDSAQLNLDRSVIRSPVDGYVNDRAPRPQEFVTAGRPVLSVVDSNSFHIDGYFEETKLDGIHVGQSVDIRVIGDRARLRGHVESIVAGIEDRDRTSGSNLLPNVNPAFSWVRLAQRIPVRIAFDEVPADFRMIAGRTATVSIIDDQHEEPQP from the coding sequence ATGAAAAAACCGTTTTTGACCATCGGTCGCGTGGTGCTGACCCTGCTGATCGTGACTTTTGCCGTTGTCCTCGTCTGGCGCATGGTGATGTATTACATGTTCGCGCCGTGGACCCGCGACGGCCACATCCGCGCCGACATCATCCAGATCGCCCCGGACGTGTCCGGATTGATCCAGCAGGTCGAGGTGAAGGACAACCAGTTGATCAAGCGTGGTCAGGTGTTGTTCAGCATCGACCAGGATCGCTTCAAGCTCGCCCTGCGTCAGGCCAAGGCCGCCGTCGCCGATCGCGAAGAAACCCTTGCTCAGGCGCAGCGCGAAGCCAAGCGTAACCGTGGCCTCGGCAACCTGGTGCCGGCCGAGCAATTGGAAGAAAGCCAATCGCGGGTGGCCCGTGCGCAATCGGCGCTGGCCGAAGCGTTGGTAGCGGTGGACAGCGCGCAGCTCAACCTCGATCGCTCGGTGATCCGCAGCCCGGTGGACGGCTACGTCAACGACCGCGCGCCGCGTCCGCAGGAATTCGTCACCGCCGGGCGTCCGGTTTTGTCGGTGGTCGATAGCAATTCCTTCCACATTGACGGCTATTTCGAAGAAACCAAACTCGACGGCATTCACGTCGGGCAATCGGTGGACATACGCGTGATTGGTGACCGCGCCAGATTGCGCGGGCATGTCGAAAGCATCGTCGCCGGTATCGAAGACCGCGACCGCACCAGCGGCAGCAATCTGCTGCCCAACGTCAACCCGGCGTTCAGCTGGGTGCGCCTGGCGCAGCGAATTCCGGTGCGCATCGCCTTCGACGAGGTGCCGGCCGACTTCCGCATGATTGCCGGGCGTACAGCGACGGTGTCGATCATCGACGATCAGCATGAGGAGCCCCAGCCATGA
- a CDS encoding FUSC family protein has translation MNGFFTGIPPARDWFYGVRTFAASMIALYIALLMQMPRPYWAMATVYIVSSPFLGPTSSKALYRAAGTFLGAAAAVLFVPMFVQSPYVLVVVVALWTGILLFMSLHLRTANSYALMLAGYTLPLIALPVVDNPLAVWDVAEARTEEIFLGIVVAAVVGAMFWPRRLAPVFNDAVSKWFADATSYSLKFLSRDVQPEEVTALRMAMVANFNSLELMIGQLPHEGARPQTVRNTKELRGRMIHLLPVIDALEDSLYALERRTPELVEKFQPLLTATREWLGHADADLDRWQALRHPLDALQPSAEALEDRRQLLFSNAIYRLGEFIDLWQDCRSLQDAILCERQDSWRAVYRHWRLGRLTPFIDRGLMLYSVASTILAIIVASVLWILLGWPDGGSAVILAAVACSFFASMDDPAPQIYRFFFWTGMSVLFASLYLFLILPNLHDFPMLVLAFSIPFICVGTLTVQPRFYLGMLLTLVNTSSFISIQGAYDADFFAFVNSNLAGPLGLLFAFIWTLVARPFGAELAAKRLTRFSWEDIVSMTEPASLAEHRQLGVQLLDRLMQHLPRLALTGQDTGIAMREVRVGLNMLDLLAYTPRVTGAPNALLQQVVAEVGEYFRACLKSGERLPAPSGLLMTLDRTRRALNGHGDDETRLHLLHALSGLRLALLPGVEFVSSAEPEEPLPDGAPL, from the coding sequence TTGAACGGTTTTTTCACTGGCATTCCGCCGGCCCGCGATTGGTTTTACGGGGTTCGAACTTTTGCAGCGTCGATGATTGCGCTGTACATCGCCTTGCTCATGCAAATGCCGCGTCCGTATTGGGCGATGGCTACGGTGTACATCGTCTCCAGCCCGTTTCTCGGCCCGACCAGTTCCAAGGCGCTCTACCGCGCGGCAGGCACTTTTCTTGGCGCCGCGGCGGCGGTGCTGTTCGTGCCGATGTTCGTGCAGAGCCCGTATGTGCTGGTGGTGGTCGTCGCCTTGTGGACCGGGATCCTGCTTTTTATGTCCCTGCATTTACGCACGGCCAATAGCTACGCTCTGATGCTGGCCGGTTACACCTTGCCGCTGATTGCCCTGCCGGTGGTCGATAATCCGCTGGCGGTGTGGGATGTGGCCGAGGCGCGCACGGAAGAGATTTTCCTTGGCATCGTGGTCGCCGCAGTGGTTGGTGCGATGTTCTGGCCACGGCGGCTGGCGCCGGTGTTCAACGATGCAGTGAGCAAGTGGTTCGCCGACGCAACCAGCTATAGCCTGAAGTTTCTCAGCCGCGATGTGCAGCCGGAAGAAGTCACCGCACTGCGCATGGCCATGGTCGCCAATTTCAACAGCCTCGAATTGATGATCGGCCAGCTGCCGCACGAAGGCGCGCGGCCGCAGACCGTGCGCAACACCAAGGAATTGCGTGGCCGGATGATTCATCTGTTGCCAGTGATCGATGCGCTTGAAGATTCGCTGTATGCGCTCGAACGCCGCACGCCAGAGCTGGTGGAAAAATTTCAGCCGCTGCTGACGGCAACTCGCGAATGGCTCGGGCATGCAGACGCGGATCTCGATCGCTGGCAAGCACTGAGACATCCACTCGACGCGCTGCAACCCAGCGCCGAAGCACTGGAAGATCGCAGGCAGCTGCTATTTTCCAACGCGATTTACCGCCTCGGCGAATTCATCGATTTGTGGCAGGACTGCCGTAGCCTGCAGGATGCGATTCTGTGCGAGCGCCAGGACAGCTGGCGCGCGGTGTATCGGCACTGGCGCCTTGGTCGTTTGACGCCGTTTATCGATCGCGGGCTGATGCTGTATTCGGTGGCCTCAACCATTCTGGCGATCATCGTCGCGTCGGTGTTATGGATCCTGCTCGGCTGGCCGGATGGCGGCAGCGCAGTGATTCTGGCGGCAGTGGCGTGCAGCTTCTTCGCCTCGATGGACGACCCGGCGCCGCAGATCTACCGGTTCTTTTTCTGGACCGGCATGTCGGTGCTGTTCGCCAGTCTGTATCTGTTTTTGATCCTGCCCAACCTGCACGATTTCCCGATGCTGGTGCTGGCGTTTTCCATCCCGTTCATCTGCGTCGGGACGCTGACCGTGCAGCCGCGTTTCTACCTCGGCATGCTACTGACGCTGGTCAACACCTCGTCGTTCATCAGCATTCAGGGCGCTTACGATGCGGATTTTTTCGCCTTCGTGAACTCCAACCTCGCCGGACCGCTGGGGCTGTTGTTTGCCTTCATCTGGACGCTGGTGGCGCGGCCATTCGGCGCTGAACTGGCGGCCAAGCGCCTGACCCGATTCAGCTGGGAAGACATCGTCAGCATGACCGAGCCGGCCAGCCTCGCCGAGCATCGACAGTTGGGCGTGCAGTTGCTTGATCGGCTGATGCAGCACCTGCCGCGTCTGGCCTTGACCGGTCAGGACACCGGCATCGCGATGCGCGAAGTGCGTGTCGGTCTGAATATGCTCGACTTGCTCGCCTACACGCCGCGAGTGACGGGGGCTCCGAACGCCTTGCTCCAGCAAGTGGTGGCCGAAGTCGGAGAGTATTTCCGCGCTTGCCTCAAGTCTGGCGAACGCTTGCCGGCGCCGAGCGGTCTGCTGATGACGCTGGACCGTACCCGCCGTGCTCTTAACGGCCACGGCGACGATGAAACCCGTCTGCACCTGTTGCACGCTTTGAGCGGTTTGCGTCTGGCCTTGCTGCCCGGCGTCGAATTCGTCTCCAGCGCCGAGCCCGAAGAACCGCTGCCCGATGGAGCGCCCCTATGA
- a CDS encoding DUF1656 domain-containing protein: protein MIGDLDISGIFLPTLLVLMGITYVLFVLVHGVLQRLHFYRLVWHRALFNVALYAVLLYGVDSLSRYLMT, encoded by the coding sequence ATGATCGGTGATCTGGACATCAGCGGTATTTTCCTGCCGACCCTGCTGGTGCTGATGGGCATTACTTATGTGCTGTTTGTGTTGGTGCATGGCGTGCTCCAGCGCCTGCACTTTTACCGTCTGGTCTGGCACCGGGCATTGTTCAACGTGGCCCTCTACGCGGTACTGCTGTACGGCGTGGACTCACTCAGTCGATACCTGATGACATGA
- a CDS encoding YdgA family protein, translated as MNKSAGVLLGIVVAIGAISAGGAWYTGTKIEGVLNNAVSNANKELQTAMAGSNGTASLELVSLERHTFTSTAHYRLKGEGEMFGEGPVELLFVDHIEHGPLPFSRLVSLKWLPVMATSNYELEKSPATEKWFAATKGAAPLKGVTNIGYDESTTSTLDLLPFETALDEQSNLKFSGLTMDISASAQAQKVKANGYMDNLKLSTVAEDQTPVQVELNGLTLASNLAKSSYGYYTGENTLELTNSKTTFGPKQSVLGVKNFEMKNLTEENGSNASGRADYKVGEVSLNDKKIGSANMAMSLKNLDIPSTMSLMQIYQTKLQPYEKAAAEAAAQGLPAPELNLTEAENAQVKADLQKLLAAGPQIALENLSFNTANGESRANLVIDLTKPQSLDLPPDQLGKQLVALLDLNIQVSKPMLVDLLSVQAQLDGQTDAKAIVDQSKEAADMFAGMAVGSQLAVADGTNVVTKLHYAANQVEFNGQKMTVEQFVGFLMSKFAGVTQVQ; from the coding sequence ATGAATAAATCAGCAGGCGTGCTTCTCGGAATTGTTGTTGCCATCGGCGCGATCAGCGCAGGCGGGGCCTGGTACACCGGGACCAAGATCGAAGGCGTGTTGAACAATGCGGTCAGCAACGCCAACAAAGAACTGCAAACCGCCATGGCCGGCTCCAACGGCACTGCGTCGCTGGAGCTGGTATCGCTCGAGCGCCACACCTTCACCAGCACCGCCCATTATCGCCTCAAGGGCGAAGGCGAGATGTTCGGCGAAGGGCCAGTCGAGCTGCTGTTTGTCGACCATATCGAACACGGCCCGCTGCCCTTCTCGCGCCTGGTCTCGCTGAAATGGCTGCCGGTCATGGCCACCAGCAATTACGAGCTGGAAAAGAGCCCGGCCACCGAAAAATGGTTCGCCGCCACCAAAGGCGCGGCGCCGCTCAAAGGCGTGACCAACATCGGCTACGACGAATCCACCACCAGCACCCTCGATCTGCTGCCGTTCGAAACCGCGCTTGATGAACAGTCGAACCTGAAATTCTCCGGCCTGACCATGGATATCTCCGCCAGCGCCCAGGCGCAAAAGGTCAAAGCCAACGGTTACATGGACAACTTGAAACTGAGCACTGTGGCCGAAGATCAGACACCGGTTCAGGTCGAGCTCAATGGCCTGACCCTGGCCAGCAACCTCGCCAAGAGCAGCTACGGCTATTACACCGGCGAAAATACTCTGGAGCTGACCAACAGCAAAACCACTTTCGGGCCTAAACAATCGGTGCTCGGTGTGAAGAACTTCGAAATGAAGAACCTCACCGAAGAAAACGGCAGTAACGCTTCCGGTCGCGCCGATTACAAGGTTGGCGAAGTCAGCCTCAACGACAAGAAAATCGGTTCGGCGAACATGGCCATGAGCCTGAAGAACCTCGACATCCCGTCGACCATGTCGCTGATGCAGATCTACCAGACCAAGTTGCAGCCATACGAAAAAGCCGCTGCCGAAGCCGCCGCTCAAGGTTTGCCGGCGCCGGAACTGAACCTGACTGAAGCGGAAAATGCCCAAGTCAAAGCCGATCTGCAGAAACTGTTGGCCGCCGGCCCGCAAATCGCGCTGGAAAACCTGTCGTTCAACACCGCCAACGGCGAAAGTCGCGCCAATCTGGTGATTGATCTGACCAAGCCGCAGTCGCTGGATCTGCCGCCGGATCAACTGGGCAAACAGTTGGTCGCGTTGCTCGACCTGAATATCCAGGTGTCCAAGCCGATGCTGGTCGATCTGCTCAGTGTCCAGGCGCAACTGGATGGCCAGACCGATGCCAAAGCCATCGTTGATCAGTCCAAGGAAGCCGCCGACATGTTCGCCGGCATGGCCGTCGGCTCGCAATTGGCCGTGGCCGATGGCACCAACGTTGTGACCAAGCTGCATTACGCGGCCAATCAGGTCGAATTCAACGGCCAGAAAATGACCGTTGAGCAGTTCGTCGGCTTCCTGATGAGCAAGTTTGCGGGTGTCACCCAAGTGCAATAA
- a CDS encoding NADH:ubiquinone oxidoreductase subunit N, which produces MKNPYALGFWCALVALVLLSATYFYGIMLAHQIDTAMIFLDSAVALIAVMAIVVVAWASVQVQRVKKRQLERGKILVLIWDTKVALRRVETVFDRYFWGSYWQPGRTFAEVMGELTGTPLEKSLEALKKQCLELDKQIDDEGWHWLNNARELSDVATAMARERYQLDFCDVRADSAGGAVIDRDFEVLVYTWTARLKTFDHQLDEIEVQYS; this is translated from the coding sequence ATGAAGAACCCTTACGCTCTCGGCTTCTGGTGCGCTCTGGTCGCGCTGGTGCTGCTCTCGGCCACGTATTTCTACGGGATCATGCTGGCGCACCAGATCGACACGGCGATGATCTTTCTCGACAGCGCCGTCGCGCTGATTGCGGTCATGGCGATCGTTGTCGTCGCCTGGGCCTCGGTGCAAGTGCAACGGGTCAAGAAGCGCCAACTGGAACGAGGCAAGATCCTGGTGCTGATCTGGGACACCAAAGTGGCCCTGCGCCGGGTCGAAACCGTCTTTGACCGGTATTTCTGGGGGAGCTATTGGCAACCGGGACGAACGTTCGCCGAAGTCATGGGCGAGCTGACCGGTACACCGCTGGAAAAAAGTCTCGAAGCGCTGAAAAAGCAGTGTCTGGAACTCGACAAGCAGATTGATGACGAGGGCTGGCATTGGCTCAACAACGCCCGCGAACTGTCGGATGTCGCCACGGCCATGGCCCGTGAACGCTATCAGCTGGATTTTTGCGATGTGCGCGCGGACTCGGCGGGCGGGGCAGTGATCGACCGGGATTTTGAAGTGCTGGTTTACACCTGGACCGCGCGGCTGAAGACTTTTGATCATCAGCTGGATGAGATCGAGGTTCAGTATTCCTGA